One window of Deltaproteobacteria bacterium genomic DNA carries:
- a CDS encoding carboxypeptidase regulatory-like domain-containing protein — translation MVADHPFYTLTKETGDFVLENVPPGKYTLQVWQETLGTVTQEVTVSGDSTNVTVRMQKK, via the coding sequence GTGGTCGCCGATCATCCTTTCTACACGCTGACTAAAGAGACCGGCGATTTTGTTCTTGAGAACGTCCCGCCGGGCAAATACACGCTGCAAGTTTGGCAGGAAACTTTAGGCACCGTGACCCAGGAAGTCACGGTGAGCGGCGACAGCACCAACGTCACCGTGCGCATGCAAAAAAAATAG
- a CDS encoding superoxide reductase, with the protein MMRSFSQRFTLIIALAGLVLAQLLAGVFTAPVWAGQAEQFTPEFHEMHKNFDPKHTPKIVAPDSVKRGQWFDVTLSVGTDSDHPSLSEHFVRYIALYIDSAEIGRVYLHPVYSFPKVTFTIALDKGGVLRAVEEPTHSSAWEGSKKIAVLP; encoded by the coding sequence ATGATGAGAAGTTTTTCACAGAGGTTCACACTGATAATCGCGCTTGCCGGGCTAGTGCTCGCGCAACTACTTGCCGGCGTTTTTACAGCGCCGGTTTGGGCCGGGCAGGCCGAGCAGTTCACGCCCGAGTTTCACGAGATGCACAAGAACTTCGATCCCAAGCACACGCCGAAGATCGTCGCGCCGGACAGCGTCAAGCGCGGTCAATGGTTCGATGTCACGCTTTCGGTGGGTACCGACAGCGACCATCCTTCGTTGAGCGAACATTTCGTGCGCTACATCGCTTTGTACATCGATAGCGCGGAGATCGGCCGCGTCTATCTCCATCCGGTCTATTCTTTTCCGAAGGTGACGTTCACCATCGCTCTGGACAAGGGCGGCGTGCTGCGTGCGGTGGAGGAGCCGACCCATTCGTCGGCGTGGGAAGGATCGAAAAAGATTGCCGTGCTGCCGTAG